From one Longimicrobiaceae bacterium genomic stretch:
- a CDS encoding aminomethyltransferase family protein: protein MSETSAAADSPLREAEEALGAAFTEVAGRRLPRHFGDEAAEYRAVREAAGVADRADRAQLRLWGRDPVKMVQGLLTNDLAGAPPGRAVYAAMLTPKGRTIGELRAFRLERPGGTEVLLDLPREALEGTREHLKKFVPPMFARWADVSEEVGALGVYGPRSRELLGRVLGTEIPALEEDAFTEATLGEERVLAVGTRFAGGEEGYDLIAPAAALPGLWRALLEEGAPLGARPVGHGALETLRVEAGVPRYGAELSEEVIPTEAFEAIGMMPRAVSFTKGCYTGQEVIVRIAHRGHVNRHLRGLRLGDGAAPPPGTPLFHPETGKPAGRITSVAFSPLMGETVALGFVRRELEPGDAVRVGAADGTRAEVAALPFAKEAADAG, encoded by the coding sequence ATGAGCGAGACGAGCGCGGCGGCGGACTCCCCCCTCCGGGAGGCGGAGGAGGCCCTGGGAGCGGCGTTCACGGAGGTGGCGGGGCGGCGCCTTCCGCGCCACTTCGGCGACGAGGCCGCGGAGTACCGCGCGGTGCGCGAGGCCGCCGGCGTCGCCGACCGGGCCGACCGGGCGCAGCTCCGCCTCTGGGGCCGCGACCCGGTGAAGATGGTGCAGGGGCTGCTCACCAACGACCTGGCCGGGGCGCCGCCGGGGCGCGCCGTGTACGCGGCGATGCTGACGCCCAAGGGGCGGACGATCGGCGAGCTGCGCGCCTTCCGGCTGGAGCGCCCGGGTGGAACGGAGGTGCTCCTGGACCTTCCGCGCGAGGCGCTGGAGGGGACGCGGGAGCACCTGAAGAAGTTCGTCCCGCCCATGTTCGCGCGGTGGGCCGACGTCTCGGAGGAGGTGGGCGCGCTGGGGGTGTACGGCCCCCGCTCGCGCGAGCTGCTGGGACGGGTGCTGGGCACGGAGATCCCGGCGCTGGAGGAGGACGCCTTCACCGAGGCGACGCTCGGGGAGGAGAGGGTGCTGGCGGTGGGGACGCGCTTCGCGGGGGGCGAGGAGGGGTACGACCTGATCGCCCCGGCGGCGGCGCTCCCCGGGCTCTGGCGCGCCCTGCTGGAGGAGGGCGCGCCGCTGGGCGCGCGGCCGGTGGGGCACGGCGCGCTGGAGACGCTGCGGGTGGAGGCGGGGGTGCCGCGCTACGGCGCGGAGCTGTCGGAGGAGGTGATCCCGACGGAGGCGTTCGAGGCGATCGGGATGATGCCGCGGGCGGTCTCCTTCACCAAGGGGTGCTACACGGGGCAGGAGGTGATCGTCCGCATCGCGCACCGCGGCCACGTGAACCGCCACCTGCGCGGGCTGCGCCTGGGCGACGGGGCCGCCCCGCCGCCGGGGACGCCGCTCTTCCACCCGGAGACGGGGAAGCCCGCGGGGCGGATCACCAGCGTGGCGTTCTCGCCCCTCATGGGCGAGACCGTGGCGCTGGGCTTCGTGCGGCGCGAGCTGGAGCCGGGCGACGCGGTGCGCGTGGGCGCCGCGGACGGCACGCGGGCGGAGGTGGCCGCGCTCCCCTTCGCGAAGGAGGCGGCGGATGCTGGCTGA
- a CDS encoding mismatch-specific DNA-glycosylase, whose protein sequence is MPRGGGGVLTEYLFEGERVRTLPDLLAPGLRLLFVGFNPSVRAARLGRYYAGRNNRFWDLLAASGLTPERWSFERDRELLELGIGVTDLVKRPTRSAAEVTAEEFRRGAERFRGLVRELRPRVVCYNGKGVYLRAAGVQAAPWGRQERSLVEGTVDFVAPSPSGLARIRFAEKARWFTELRAVVDSMEA, encoded by the coding sequence GTGCCGCGGGGCGGGGGCGGCGTCCTGACGGAGTACCTTTTCGAGGGGGAGCGGGTCCGCACGCTCCCGGACCTGCTGGCGCCCGGGCTGCGGCTGCTCTTCGTGGGGTTCAACCCCAGCGTGCGGGCGGCGCGGCTCGGGCGCTACTACGCCGGCCGCAACAACCGCTTCTGGGACCTGCTGGCGGCTTCGGGGCTGACGCCGGAGCGCTGGAGCTTCGAGCGCGACCGGGAGCTGCTGGAGCTGGGGATCGGGGTGACGGACCTGGTGAAGCGCCCCACCCGGAGCGCGGCGGAGGTGACGGCCGAGGAGTTCCGCCGGGGCGCGGAGCGCTTCCGCGGGCTCGTGCGGGAGCTGCGGCCCCGGGTGGTGTGCTACAACGGCAAGGGGGTGTACCTCCGCGCCGCGGGGGTGCAGGCCGCCCCGTGGGGCCGGCAGGAGCGCTCGCTGGTGGAGGGGACCGTGGACTTCGTGGCGCCCAGCCCCAGCGGCCTGGCCCGGATCCGCTTCGCGGAGAAGGCGCGCTGGTTCACGGAGCTGCGGGCCGTGGTGGATTCCATGGAGGCGTGA